From a region of the Panicum virgatum strain AP13 chromosome 2K, P.virgatum_v5, whole genome shotgun sequence genome:
- the LOC120661594 gene encoding transcription factor PHYTOCHROME INTERACTING FACTOR-LIKE 13-like isoform X2: protein MPADASLSLSLSQTDAAPHGLFLRSLNLGGRTERERARIQPLVGRSIAGGILVLPRSYAQVAELFYKKSSAVGGTSARPGPRSGYSPWTAARGRRRPRRDPSRNQSFLLPLLHCFLAARLVFLIRSSFAPFHSARRSPDGELVELLWQDGAVVAHSQAAQRAFAGAGNTGASGVTGEAAAWLPGGGALGGDVYSQLWQSIAQADGRVGARPPARSGNSAAGSSRTAGEVGSSFCGSNLVAAARHLDDDIDDVAALPPPPPPGDEPGACGGASTSSGWNSNALLKRSRDELDFRSEDADLDTVDETPASRRPASKRRTRAAEVHNMSERRRRDRINEKMRALQELVPHCNKTDKASILDEAIEYLKSLQMQVQIMWMSTGMAPMMLPGAHQLMPPMSMGLNSAYMPPAAQFLSQIQTVPPFLSNPLPNQIPQISPASTSAPNVTNQVQSNRMAQPRNPFLHPNDALTSTPQLPSLFGYGPQMAQENAIQELLACTAAPALDAEQLSSSDGTGT, encoded by the exons ATGCCGGCGgacgcctctctctctctctctctctctcaaaccgATGCCGCCCCCCACGGGTTGTTCTTGCGTTCTCTGAACCTGGGGGGAAGGACAGAGAGAGAGCGTGCCCGGATTCAGCCTCTGGTCGGCCGGAGCATCGCTGGTGGTATACTGGTATTGCCGCGCAGCTACGCACAAGTTGCGGAGCTCTTCTACAAGAAGAGCTCGGCGGTCGGAG GTACCTCGGCGCGCCCGGGTCCAAGAAGTGGATACTCGCCATGGACGGCGGCgagaggccggcggcgacccaGAAGAGACCCTTCCCGTAACCAAAGCTTTCTTCTCCCCCTGCTCCATTGCTTTCTTGCTGCGCGTTTGGTGTTCTTGATCCGTTCAAGCTTTGCTCCTTTCCACTCGGCGCGGCGCAGTCCGGATGGAGAGCTCGTGGAGCTGCTGTGGCAGGACGGCGCCGTCGTGGCGCACTCGCAGGCGGCGCAGCGGgccttcgccggcgccggcaacaCGGGCGCGAGCGGCGTCaccggagaggcggcggcgtggctcccGGGAGGCGGCGCGCTGGGCGGGGACGTGTACTCGCAGCTCTGGCAGAGCATCGCGCAGGCCGACGGCCGCGTGGGCGCCCGCCCGCCTGCCAGGAGCGGGAACAGCGCCGCCGGGTCGAGCCGGACGGCCGGCGAGGTCGGGTCCAGCTTCTGCGGCAGCAacctcgtggcggcggcgcggcacctgGACGACGACATCGACGACGTCGCGGcgttgccgccaccgccaccgccgggggACGAGCCGGGCGCGTGCGGGGGCGCGTCCACGTCCAGCGGCTGGAACAGCAATGCGCTGCTCAAGAGGAGCAGGGACGAGCTCGATTTCCGCAGCGAG GATGCCGACTTGGACACCGTCGACGAGACACCGGCGTCGAGGCGGCCGGCGTCCAAGCGCAGGACGCGCGCCGCCGAGGTCCACAACATGTCGGAGAGG AGGAGAAGGGACCGGATCAACGAGAAGATGCGAGCTTTGCAAGAACTGGTGCCCCACTGCAACAAG ACCGACAAAGCATCAATACTAGATGAGGCAATTGAGTACTTGAAGTCACTCCAAATGCAAGTTCAG ATCATGTGGATGAGTACTGGGATGGCGCCCATGATGCTCCCAGGTGCTCACCAACTCATGCCTCCAATGAGCATGGGCTTGAATTCTGCCTATATGCCACCGGCGGCGCAATTCCTCAGTCAGATTCAGACAGTACCACCCTTCCTCAGTAACCCGCTGCCGAATCAGATTCCTCAGATCTCACCTGCATCTACCAGTGCACCCAATGTAACAAACCAAGTTCAAAGCAACCGCATGGCCCAGCCGAGAAATCCATTTCTTCATCCTAATGATGCATTGACATCAACACCTCAG TTACCGAGTTTATTTGGCTATGGACCACAGATGGCACAAGAGAACGCGATTCAAGAGTTACTGGCTTGCACTGCTGCTCCAGCTTTGGACGCGGAGCAGCTGTCTTCCTCTGACGGAACAGGAACCTAA
- the LOC120661594 gene encoding transcription factor PHYTOCHROME INTERACTING FACTOR-LIKE 13-like isoform X1: MPADASLSLSLSQTDAAPHGLFLRSLNLGGRTERERARIQPLVGRSIAGGILVLPRSYAQVAELFYKKSSAVGGTSARPGPRSGYSPWTAARGRRRPRRDPSRNQSFLLPLLHCFLAARLVFLIRSSFAPFHSARRSPDGELVELLWQDGAVVAHSQAAQRAFAGAGNTGASGVTGEAAAWLPGGGALGGDVYSQLWQSIAQADGRVGARPPARSGNSAAGSSRTAGEVGSSFCGSNLVAAARHLDDDIDDVAALPPPPPPGDEPGACGGASTSSGWNSNALLKRSRDELDFRSEDADLDTVDETPASRRPASKRRTRAAEVHNMSERRRRDRINEKMRALQELVPHCNKTDKASILDEAIEYLKSLQMQVQIMWMSTGMAPMMLPGAHQLMPPMSMGLNSAYMPPAAQFLSQIQTVPPFLSNPLPNQIPQISPASTSAPNVTNQVQSNRMAQPRNPFLHPNDALTSTPQGPNSLQLPSLFGYGPQMAQENAIQELLACTAAPALDAEQLSSSDGTGT, from the exons ATGCCGGCGgacgcctctctctctctctctctctctcaaaccgATGCCGCCCCCCACGGGTTGTTCTTGCGTTCTCTGAACCTGGGGGGAAGGACAGAGAGAGAGCGTGCCCGGATTCAGCCTCTGGTCGGCCGGAGCATCGCTGGTGGTATACTGGTATTGCCGCGCAGCTACGCACAAGTTGCGGAGCTCTTCTACAAGAAGAGCTCGGCGGTCGGAG GTACCTCGGCGCGCCCGGGTCCAAGAAGTGGATACTCGCCATGGACGGCGGCgagaggccggcggcgacccaGAAGAGACCCTTCCCGTAACCAAAGCTTTCTTCTCCCCCTGCTCCATTGCTTTCTTGCTGCGCGTTTGGTGTTCTTGATCCGTTCAAGCTTTGCTCCTTTCCACTCGGCGCGGCGCAGTCCGGATGGAGAGCTCGTGGAGCTGCTGTGGCAGGACGGCGCCGTCGTGGCGCACTCGCAGGCGGCGCAGCGGgccttcgccggcgccggcaacaCGGGCGCGAGCGGCGTCaccggagaggcggcggcgtggctcccGGGAGGCGGCGCGCTGGGCGGGGACGTGTACTCGCAGCTCTGGCAGAGCATCGCGCAGGCCGACGGCCGCGTGGGCGCCCGCCCGCCTGCCAGGAGCGGGAACAGCGCCGCCGGGTCGAGCCGGACGGCCGGCGAGGTCGGGTCCAGCTTCTGCGGCAGCAacctcgtggcggcggcgcggcacctgGACGACGACATCGACGACGTCGCGGcgttgccgccaccgccaccgccgggggACGAGCCGGGCGCGTGCGGGGGCGCGTCCACGTCCAGCGGCTGGAACAGCAATGCGCTGCTCAAGAGGAGCAGGGACGAGCTCGATTTCCGCAGCGAG GATGCCGACTTGGACACCGTCGACGAGACACCGGCGTCGAGGCGGCCGGCGTCCAAGCGCAGGACGCGCGCCGCCGAGGTCCACAACATGTCGGAGAGG AGGAGAAGGGACCGGATCAACGAGAAGATGCGAGCTTTGCAAGAACTGGTGCCCCACTGCAACAAG ACCGACAAAGCATCAATACTAGATGAGGCAATTGAGTACTTGAAGTCACTCCAAATGCAAGTTCAG ATCATGTGGATGAGTACTGGGATGGCGCCCATGATGCTCCCAGGTGCTCACCAACTCATGCCTCCAATGAGCATGGGCTTGAATTCTGCCTATATGCCACCGGCGGCGCAATTCCTCAGTCAGATTCAGACAGTACCACCCTTCCTCAGTAACCCGCTGCCGAATCAGATTCCTCAGATCTCACCTGCATCTACCAGTGCACCCAATGTAACAAACCAAGTTCAAAGCAACCGCATGGCCCAGCCGAGAAATCCATTTCTTCATCCTAATGATGCATTGACATCAACACCTCAG GGTCCCAATTCATTGCAGTTACCGAGTTTATTTGGCTATGGACCACAGATGGCACAAGAGAACGCGATTCAAGAGTTACTGGCTTGCACTGCTGCTCCAGCTTTGGACGCGGAGCAGCTGTCTTCCTCTGACGGAACAGGAACCTAA
- the LOC120661594 gene encoding transcription factor PHYTOCHROME INTERACTING FACTOR-LIKE 13-like isoform X3 translates to MPADASLSLSLSQTDAAPHGLFLRSLNLGGRTERERARIQPLVGRSIAGGILVLPRSYAQVAELFYKKSSAVGGTSARPGPRSGYSPWTAARGRRRPRRDPSRNQSFLLPLLHCFLAARLVFLIRSSFAPFHSARRSPDGELVELLWQDGAVVAHSQAAQRAFAGAGNTGASGVTGEAAAWLPGGGALGGDVYSQLWQSIAQADGRVGARPPARSGNSAAGSSRTAGEVGSSFCGSNLVAAARHLDDDIDDVAALPPPPPPGDEPGACGGASTSSGWNSNALLKRSRDELDFRSEDADLDTVDETPASRRPASKRRTRAAEVHNMSERRRRDRINEKMRALQELVPHCNKTDKASILDEAIEYLKSLQMQVQIMWMSTGMAPMMLPGAHQLMPPMSMGLNSAYMPPAAQFLSQIQTVPPFLSNPLPNQIPQISPASTSAPNVTNQVQSNRMAQPRNPFLHPNDALTSTPQMAQENAIQELLACTAAPALDAEQLSSSDGTGT, encoded by the exons ATGCCGGCGgacgcctctctctctctctctctctctcaaaccgATGCCGCCCCCCACGGGTTGTTCTTGCGTTCTCTGAACCTGGGGGGAAGGACAGAGAGAGAGCGTGCCCGGATTCAGCCTCTGGTCGGCCGGAGCATCGCTGGTGGTATACTGGTATTGCCGCGCAGCTACGCACAAGTTGCGGAGCTCTTCTACAAGAAGAGCTCGGCGGTCGGAG GTACCTCGGCGCGCCCGGGTCCAAGAAGTGGATACTCGCCATGGACGGCGGCgagaggccggcggcgacccaGAAGAGACCCTTCCCGTAACCAAAGCTTTCTTCTCCCCCTGCTCCATTGCTTTCTTGCTGCGCGTTTGGTGTTCTTGATCCGTTCAAGCTTTGCTCCTTTCCACTCGGCGCGGCGCAGTCCGGATGGAGAGCTCGTGGAGCTGCTGTGGCAGGACGGCGCCGTCGTGGCGCACTCGCAGGCGGCGCAGCGGgccttcgccggcgccggcaacaCGGGCGCGAGCGGCGTCaccggagaggcggcggcgtggctcccGGGAGGCGGCGCGCTGGGCGGGGACGTGTACTCGCAGCTCTGGCAGAGCATCGCGCAGGCCGACGGCCGCGTGGGCGCCCGCCCGCCTGCCAGGAGCGGGAACAGCGCCGCCGGGTCGAGCCGGACGGCCGGCGAGGTCGGGTCCAGCTTCTGCGGCAGCAacctcgtggcggcggcgcggcacctgGACGACGACATCGACGACGTCGCGGcgttgccgccaccgccaccgccgggggACGAGCCGGGCGCGTGCGGGGGCGCGTCCACGTCCAGCGGCTGGAACAGCAATGCGCTGCTCAAGAGGAGCAGGGACGAGCTCGATTTCCGCAGCGAG GATGCCGACTTGGACACCGTCGACGAGACACCGGCGTCGAGGCGGCCGGCGTCCAAGCGCAGGACGCGCGCCGCCGAGGTCCACAACATGTCGGAGAGG AGGAGAAGGGACCGGATCAACGAGAAGATGCGAGCTTTGCAAGAACTGGTGCCCCACTGCAACAAG ACCGACAAAGCATCAATACTAGATGAGGCAATTGAGTACTTGAAGTCACTCCAAATGCAAGTTCAG ATCATGTGGATGAGTACTGGGATGGCGCCCATGATGCTCCCAGGTGCTCACCAACTCATGCCTCCAATGAGCATGGGCTTGAATTCTGCCTATATGCCACCGGCGGCGCAATTCCTCAGTCAGATTCAGACAGTACCACCCTTCCTCAGTAACCCGCTGCCGAATCAGATTCCTCAGATCTCACCTGCATCTACCAGTGCACCCAATGTAACAAACCAAGTTCAAAGCAACCGCATGGCCCAGCCGAGAAATCCATTTCTTCATCCTAATGATGCATTGACATCAACACCTCAG ATGGCACAAGAGAACGCGATTCAAGAGTTACTGGCTTGCACTGCTGCTCCAGCTTTGGACGCGGAGCAGCTGTCTTCCTCTGACGGAACAGGAACCTAA
- the LOC120661594 gene encoding transcription factor PHYTOCHROME INTERACTING FACTOR-LIKE 13-like isoform X4, which produces MGVRYLGAPGSKKWILAMDGGERPAATQKRPFPPDGELVELLWQDGAVVAHSQAAQRAFAGAGNTGASGVTGEAAAWLPGGGALGGDVYSQLWQSIAQADGRVGARPPARSGNSAAGSSRTAGEVGSSFCGSNLVAAARHLDDDIDDVAALPPPPPPGDEPGACGGASTSSGWNSNALLKRSRDELDFRSEDADLDTVDETPASRRPASKRRTRAAEVHNMSERRRRDRINEKMRALQELVPHCNKTDKASILDEAIEYLKSLQMQVQIMWMSTGMAPMMLPGAHQLMPPMSMGLNSAYMPPAAQFLSQIQTVPPFLSNPLPNQIPQISPASTSAPNVTNQVQSNRMAQPRNPFLHPNDALTSTPQGPNSLQLPSLFGYGPQMAQENAIQELLACTAAPALDAEQLSSSDGTGT; this is translated from the exons ATGGGCGTTAGGTACCTCGGCGCGCCCGGGTCCAAGAAGTGGATACTCGCCATGGACGGCGGCgagaggccggcggcgacccaGAAGAGACCCTTCCC TCCGGATGGAGAGCTCGTGGAGCTGCTGTGGCAGGACGGCGCCGTCGTGGCGCACTCGCAGGCGGCGCAGCGGgccttcgccggcgccggcaacaCGGGCGCGAGCGGCGTCaccggagaggcggcggcgtggctcccGGGAGGCGGCGCGCTGGGCGGGGACGTGTACTCGCAGCTCTGGCAGAGCATCGCGCAGGCCGACGGCCGCGTGGGCGCCCGCCCGCCTGCCAGGAGCGGGAACAGCGCCGCCGGGTCGAGCCGGACGGCCGGCGAGGTCGGGTCCAGCTTCTGCGGCAGCAacctcgtggcggcggcgcggcacctgGACGACGACATCGACGACGTCGCGGcgttgccgccaccgccaccgccgggggACGAGCCGGGCGCGTGCGGGGGCGCGTCCACGTCCAGCGGCTGGAACAGCAATGCGCTGCTCAAGAGGAGCAGGGACGAGCTCGATTTCCGCAGCGAG GATGCCGACTTGGACACCGTCGACGAGACACCGGCGTCGAGGCGGCCGGCGTCCAAGCGCAGGACGCGCGCCGCCGAGGTCCACAACATGTCGGAGAGG AGGAGAAGGGACCGGATCAACGAGAAGATGCGAGCTTTGCAAGAACTGGTGCCCCACTGCAACAAG ACCGACAAAGCATCAATACTAGATGAGGCAATTGAGTACTTGAAGTCACTCCAAATGCAAGTTCAG ATCATGTGGATGAGTACTGGGATGGCGCCCATGATGCTCCCAGGTGCTCACCAACTCATGCCTCCAATGAGCATGGGCTTGAATTCTGCCTATATGCCACCGGCGGCGCAATTCCTCAGTCAGATTCAGACAGTACCACCCTTCCTCAGTAACCCGCTGCCGAATCAGATTCCTCAGATCTCACCTGCATCTACCAGTGCACCCAATGTAACAAACCAAGTTCAAAGCAACCGCATGGCCCAGCCGAGAAATCCATTTCTTCATCCTAATGATGCATTGACATCAACACCTCAG GGTCCCAATTCATTGCAGTTACCGAGTTTATTTGGCTATGGACCACAGATGGCACAAGAGAACGCGATTCAAGAGTTACTGGCTTGCACTGCTGCTCCAGCTTTGGACGCGGAGCAGCTGTCTTCCTCTGACGGAACAGGAACCTAA
- the LOC120661594 gene encoding transcription factor PHYTOCHROME INTERACTING FACTOR-LIKE 13-like isoform X5: protein MDGGERPAATQKRPFPPDGELVELLWQDGAVVAHSQAAQRAFAGAGNTGASGVTGEAAAWLPGGGALGGDVYSQLWQSIAQADGRVGARPPARSGNSAAGSSRTAGEVGSSFCGSNLVAAARHLDDDIDDVAALPPPPPPGDEPGACGGASTSSGWNSNALLKRSRDELDFRSEDADLDTVDETPASRRPASKRRTRAAEVHNMSERRRRDRINEKMRALQELVPHCNKTDKASILDEAIEYLKSLQMQVQIMWMSTGMAPMMLPGAHQLMPPMSMGLNSAYMPPAAQFLSQIQTVPPFLSNPLPNQIPQISPASTSAPNVTNQVQSNRMAQPRNPFLHPNDALTSTPQGPNSLQLPSLFGYGPQMAQENAIQELLACTAAPALDAEQLSSSDGTGT from the exons ATGGACGGCGGCgagaggccggcggcgacccaGAAGAGACCCTTCCC TCCGGATGGAGAGCTCGTGGAGCTGCTGTGGCAGGACGGCGCCGTCGTGGCGCACTCGCAGGCGGCGCAGCGGgccttcgccggcgccggcaacaCGGGCGCGAGCGGCGTCaccggagaggcggcggcgtggctcccGGGAGGCGGCGCGCTGGGCGGGGACGTGTACTCGCAGCTCTGGCAGAGCATCGCGCAGGCCGACGGCCGCGTGGGCGCCCGCCCGCCTGCCAGGAGCGGGAACAGCGCCGCCGGGTCGAGCCGGACGGCCGGCGAGGTCGGGTCCAGCTTCTGCGGCAGCAacctcgtggcggcggcgcggcacctgGACGACGACATCGACGACGTCGCGGcgttgccgccaccgccaccgccgggggACGAGCCGGGCGCGTGCGGGGGCGCGTCCACGTCCAGCGGCTGGAACAGCAATGCGCTGCTCAAGAGGAGCAGGGACGAGCTCGATTTCCGCAGCGAG GATGCCGACTTGGACACCGTCGACGAGACACCGGCGTCGAGGCGGCCGGCGTCCAAGCGCAGGACGCGCGCCGCCGAGGTCCACAACATGTCGGAGAGG AGGAGAAGGGACCGGATCAACGAGAAGATGCGAGCTTTGCAAGAACTGGTGCCCCACTGCAACAAG ACCGACAAAGCATCAATACTAGATGAGGCAATTGAGTACTTGAAGTCACTCCAAATGCAAGTTCAG ATCATGTGGATGAGTACTGGGATGGCGCCCATGATGCTCCCAGGTGCTCACCAACTCATGCCTCCAATGAGCATGGGCTTGAATTCTGCCTATATGCCACCGGCGGCGCAATTCCTCAGTCAGATTCAGACAGTACCACCCTTCCTCAGTAACCCGCTGCCGAATCAGATTCCTCAGATCTCACCTGCATCTACCAGTGCACCCAATGTAACAAACCAAGTTCAAAGCAACCGCATGGCCCAGCCGAGAAATCCATTTCTTCATCCTAATGATGCATTGACATCAACACCTCAG GGTCCCAATTCATTGCAGTTACCGAGTTTATTTGGCTATGGACCACAGATGGCACAAGAGAACGCGATTCAAGAGTTACTGGCTTGCACTGCTGCTCCAGCTTTGGACGCGGAGCAGCTGTCTTCCTCTGACGGAACAGGAACCTAA